One genomic window of Salvia miltiorrhiza cultivar Shanhuang (shh) chromosome 4, IMPLAD_Smil_shh, whole genome shotgun sequence includes the following:
- the LOC131023514 gene encoding transcription factor DIVARICATA-like has translation MEWPADFHCSPLDESLYSLLSPSPPPPPPPSLSEMPKPSREWNSEENKVFENALAELDHSSPTFFESIASKVPWRSIEDIKLHYQALVQDIEMIESGNFPIPDYPTLDLQPKPDDDSKNKTGPPRRRGIPWTEEEHQLFLMGLNKYGKGDWRSISRYYVITKTPTQVASHAQKYFRRQTSSTPADRRRPSIHDIHTVSPAAAAFASPSLPNPIPFPPSALIPALHQNYPNLAQNPSFLQQPPLNAAPAHAMFNQAAHPSSSSSSFLQPQLRNNFWG, from the exons ATGGAATGGCCAGCTGATTTCCATTGCTCCCCCTTGGATGAATCTCTATACAGCCTCCTTTCACCCTCACCACCCCCACCACCCCCACCATCTCTATCAGAAATGCCTAAACCATCAAGGGAGTGGAACAGTGAGGAAAACAAGGTGTTCGAGAACGCCTTGGCGGAGTTGGATCATTCTTCCCCAACCTTCTTCGAGAGTATTGCATCCAAGGTTCCATGGCGATCCATTGAAGACATCAAGCTCCACTACCAAGCACTCGTTCAAGACATCGAGATGATCGAATCCGGCAACTTCCCCATCCCCGACTACCCAACACTCGACCTTCAGCCCAAGCCAGACGACGATTCTAAAAACAAAACCGGCCCGCCCCGCCGCAGGGGCATTCCATGGACTGAAGAAGAGCACCa GCTGTTTCTGATGGGGCTGAACAAGTACGGCAAGGGAGACTGGCGCAGCATCTCGAGGTATTACGTCATCACCAAAACCCCAACTCAGGTTGCTAGCCACGCTCAGAAGTATTTCCGCCGCCAGACGAGCTCCACTCCAGCCGACCGCCGCCGCCCCAGCATTCACGACATCCACACTGTTAGTCCTGCTGCTGCCGCCTTCGCCTCCCCCTCGCTCCCCAACCCCATCCCTTTCCCGCCTTCTGCCCTAATCCCAGCCCTTCATCAAAACTATCCAAACTTGGCTCAGAATCCTTCATTTCTGCAGCAGCCACCTCTCAATGCTGCTCCTGCTCATGCCATGTTCAATCAGGCTGCTCATCCGTCTTCATCGTCGTCGTCCTTCCTTCAGCCCCAGCTCAGGAACAACTTCTGGGGCTGA